A stretch of DNA from Deltaproteobacteria bacterium GWC2_65_14:
CGCAGCTGGACGGGACCGGACGGTTCGTTCGGGAGGTGGTCATCGCGAGGCAGGAGGGGGAGTTCGCGATGGTACGCTCGTCCGAGGTCACCCTCATGGACGTCTCCCCGAACCAGCTCGTCTCCGTCGCCGCCTCCCTCATCCCCTTCCTGGAGCACGACGACGCGAACCGGGCGCTGATGGGGTCGAACATGCAGCGCCAGGCGGTGCCGCTGCTGCGGACCGAGCCTCCCTTCATCGGGACCGGGATGGAATCGGTGGTCGCGAGGGACTCGGGTGCCGCCATCATCGCGCGCCGGGGGGGGACGGTGGAGTCGGTCGACGCCCGCCGGATCGTGATCCGGCCAAACGAGCCGGACAAGGCCGGGAAATACGGGGCGGACATCTACAAGATGGTGAAGTTCCGCCGATCGAACCAGAACACCTGCATCAACCAGAAGCCGATCGTGAAGCTCGGGCAGAATGTGAGGGCGGGAGAGGTGATCGGGGACGGTCCTGCCACGAGCGAGGGGGAGCTTTCCCTCGGGCGGAACGTGCTGGTCGCCTTCATGCCCTGGAGGGGCTACAACTTCGAGGATTCCATCCTCGTCTCGGAGAAGATCGTCAAGGAGGACATCTTCACCTCGATCCACATCGAGGAATTCGAGTGCGTCGCCCGGGAGACGAAGCTCGGCAAGGAGGAGATCACCGACGACATCCCGAACATCAGCGAGGAGTCGCTCAAGGACCTCGACGAGAGCGGGATCGTGCGGATCGGGGCCCGGGTGAAGCCGATGGATATCCTCGTGGGGAAGGTCACCCCGAAGGGGGAGACCCAGCTCTCCCCCGAGGAAAAGCTGCTCCGCGCGATCTTCGGGGACAAGGCCGGGGACGTGAAGGATTCCTCCCTGCGGGTTCCTCCCGGAATCGAGGGGATCGTCATCGACGCGAAGGTGTTCATCCGCAAGAGCGGAGACCGGGACGAGAGGGCCCGGGTCTTCGAGGAGAGGGAGACGGAGCGGCTGCTCCGCGACCAGGACGACGAGATCCGGATCATCCTGGAGACCGCCTACGGAAAGATGCGGAACCTGCTGGTCGGGAAGACTTCCGCGACGAGGCTTACCTCCGAGGACCGCTCGGAGGTGCTGCTGTCCAGGAAGAAGAAGATCACCGAGGAGCTGCTGGAGGAGATCCCGAAGGAGATGTGGGCGTCGATCTCCGTGGAGGAGGATGAGACGGTCCGGGAGCGGCTGGCGGACATTTCACAGGTCGCCCAGGACCAGGTGAGCCTCCTGCGGGCGCTGTTCGAGGAGAAGATCTCGAGGCTCCAGAAGGGGGACGAGCTTCCCCCCGGCGTCCTGAAGATGGTGAAGGTCTACATCGCGATGAAGCGGAAGCTTTCCGTCGGGGACAAGATGGCCGGCCGTCACGGGAACAAGGGGGTGATCTCCCGGATCGTGCCGGAGGAGGACATGCCCTACATGGAGGACGGGACTCCCGTCGATATCGTCCTCAATCCCCTGGGGGTTCCCTCCCGGATGAACGTCGGCCAGATCATGGAGGCGCATCTGGGGTGGGCCGCACGCGGGTTGGGGGAGAATCTCCAGCACATCCTCGAGCGGGAGTACGGGCCGAAGGCGCTCCGGGAGGGATTCCTCAAGATCTACCGGTCCGAAAGGTTCGCGGAATATCTCGACTCCCTGACCGACGACGAGGTCCGAAGCGCAGCGGCGCGGCTGTCCCAGGGGGTGTTCATGGCCTCCCCGGTCTTCAGCGGGGCGAACGAGCAGGAAATCCGGGAGATGCTGCAGGCCGCGGGGCTGCCGGACTCCGGGCAGACGCTGCTCTTCGACGGCATGACGGGGCTTCCGTTCGAGCAGCGGGTCACGATCGGGGCCATGTACATGATGAAGTTGCACCACCTCGTGGACGACAAGATCCACGCCCGCTCCACGGGACCCTACTCGCTGGTGACCCAGCAGCCGCTGGGCGGGAAGGCCCAGTTCGGGGGGCAGCGGCTCGGGGAGATGGAGGTGTGGGCCCTGGAGGCTTACGGGGCCGCCTTCACGCTCCAGGAGTTCCTCACCGTGAAGTCGGACGACGTGCCCGGACGCGCCCGGATGTACGAGGCGATCGTGAAGGGAAACTTCTCGCTCGAGCCGGGACTGCCGGAGTCCTTCAACGTGCTGATCAAGGAGCTCCAGGCGCTCGGACTCGACGTGGAACTGCAGAGCGGAAACGAACAATAGGCCGCGATCGAGGCTGCGGAATAGAAACGGGAGGCCCGAAGTGGAAGACCTTTTCCCTCGATTTGAAAAGCCGAAGGATCCGATCGATTTTACCGGTATCCGGATTTCCATCGCATCTCAGGAGCAGATCCGGAAGTGGTCCCACGGGGAAGTGAAGAAACCGGAGACGCTGAACTACCGCACCTTCAAGCCGGAGCGGGACGGCCTCTTCTGCGCGAAGATCTTCGGCCCGATCAAGGACTACGAGTGCAACTGCGGGAAGTACAAGCGGATGAAGCACCGCGGGATCGTCTGCGAGAAGTGCGGCGTGGAAGTCATCCAGTCCAAGGTCCGCCGGGAGCGGATGGGGCACATCGAGCTGGCCTCCCCGGTGGCGCACATCTGGTTCCTGAAGAGCCTTCCCAGCCGGATTGCCACCCTCCTCGACATGCCGATGAAGGAGATCGAGGCGGTGATCTATTTCGAGAAGTTCATCGTCCTCGACCCCGGAAAGACCGACCTGCAGCCGATGGAGGTCCTGTCGGAGTCCCGCTACCGTGAGAAGAAAGAGGAGCACGGCGACGCGTTCCAGGCCGGCCTGGGCGCCGAGGCGGTGCTCACCCTTCTGAAGAGGCTCGACCTCGACAAGCTATCGGAGCAGCTGCGCCGGGATATGGTCGACACCGCCTCGGAGGCGAAGAAGAAGAAGATCTCGAAGCGGCTCAGGATCGTCGAGGCGTTACGGGACAGCGGGCAGCGTCCGGAGTCGATGGTCCTCGGGGTCATCCCGGTCCTTCCGCCCGACCTGCGTCCCCTGGTGCCGCTGGACGGGGGACGCTTCGCCACCTCGGACCTGAACGACCTCTACCGCCGGGTGATCAACCGGAACAACCGGCTCAAGCGGCTGCTCGACCTCTCCGCCCCGGAGATCATCATCCGGAACGAGAAGCGGATGCTGCAGGAGTCGGTGGACGCCCTGTTCGACAACGGCCGCCGCGGGAAGCTGATCACCGGTTCGAACAAGCGGCCGCTGAAGTCGCTCTCCGACATGCTGAAGGGGAAGGGGGGACGGTTTCGCCAGAACCTGCTGGGGAAGCGGGTCGACTACTCCGGCCGCTCGGTGATCGTGGTGGGGCCGGAACTCAAGCTCCACCAGTGCGGGCTTCCGAAGAAGATGGCGCTGGAGCTCTTCAAGCCCTTCATCTTCAACAAACTGGAGGAGCACGGGTACGCGACGACGATCAAGGCGGCCAAGAAGATGGTCGAGCGGGAGAAGCGGGAGGTCTGGGACGCTCTGGACGAGGTGATCCGCCAGCTTCCCGTGATGCTCAACCGCGCGCCGACGCTCCACCGGCTGGGAATCCAGGCCTTCGAGCCGGTCCTGATCGAGGGGAAGGCGATCCAGCTCCATCCGCTGGTCTGCACCGCCTTCAACGCGGACTTCGACGGCGACCAGATGGCGGTCCATGTTCCGCTGTCCGTCGAGGCCCAGATGGAGGCGCGGGTCCTGATGATGTCCACGAACAACATCCTCTCGCCCGCCCACGGGAAGCCGGTGATCAGCCCCACGCAGGACATCGTCCTGGGGATCTACTACCTGACCCGCCCTCGGGAGGAGGCCACGGGCGAGGGGAGGGCCTTCGCCTCTTTCGACGAGGTGCGGATCGCCTACGACGCCGGGGCCGTGGGGCTCCAGGCCAGGATCCGGGTCCGGGTGGACGGGAAACTCACGGAGACCACCGTCGGGCGGGTGCTGCTCAACGAGGTCGTCCCTCCCGAGGTTCCCTTCTCCCAGGTGAACAAGGTCATGAAGAAGCGGGACCTTGCGGATCTGATCGACGTCGCCTACCGGAACTGCGGGCAGAAGGCGACGGTGATCCTCTCCGACCAGCTGAAGAAGCTGGGGTACCAGTACGCGACCCTCTCCGGGATCTCCATCTGCATGAACGACATGAAGATCCCGAGCAACAAGAAAACGCTGCTGGACAAGGCGACCGCGGAGGTCGAGGCGGTCGTGGAGGAACACCGGAACGGCCTCATCACGAACGGGGAGCGGTACAACAAGGTCGTCGACATCTGGTCGGCGGCCACCGAGCAGATCGCCTCCGAGATGATCCGGGAGATGGGAACGGAGATCATCAAGACGAAAGCGGGGAAGGAAATGAAAGTCCCCAGCTTCAACCCCATCTACATGATGGCCGATTCCGGCGCCCGGGGCTCCGACAAGCAGATGCGTCAGCTGGCGGGGATGCGGGGGCTGATGGCGAAGCCCTCCGGCGAGATCATCGAGACGCCGATCACCTCGAACTTCCGCGAGGGGCTCACGGTGGGGCAGTACTTCATCTCCACACACGGTGCGCGGAAAGGACTGGCGGATACCGCGCTGAAAACGGCGAACTCCGGGTACCTCACCCGGAGGCTGGTCGACGTGGCCCAGGACTGCATCGTCGTCGAGAGGGATTGCCAGACGCTCGACGGAATTCACGTCCGGGCCCTGATCGAGGGCGGGGAGATCATCGACCGGCTCTCCGACCGGATCCTGGGACGGGTGGCGCTCGAGGACCTGTTCAACGCCGACGGGGAGCTGCTCGTGTCGGCGAACGAGGAGATCACGGAAGAAACGGCCCGGCAGATCGAGATGTCCGGGATCGACGAGGCGAAGATCCGTTCCGCCCTGACCTGCGAAAGCAAGCGGGGGGTCTGCGCGCTGTGCTACGGCCGGGACCTCGCACGGGGGAAGATGGTGGCGGATGGGGAGGCGATCGGGATCATCGCCGCCCAGTCGATCGGGGAGCCCGGGACCCAGCTCACGATGCGGACCTTCCACATCGGGGGAACCGCGTCCCGGTTCGTCGAGCAGAGCTACATCCAGGCGAAGCACCCCGGGAAGGTCCGCTTCCAGGGCCTCACCGTGGTGAAGAACAAGGAAGGGAAGCAGGTGGCCATGAACCGGAACGGCTACCTGGTGGTGCTGGACGAGAACAACCGGGAGCGGGAGAAGTACCAGATCACCTACGGCGCGGCCCTCATGGTGAAGGGCGGGGAAAAGGTGAAGGAGGGGCATCGGCTCGCGGAGTGGGACCCCTACAACATTCCGATTCTCACGGAGGTCAGCGGGATCATCAAGTTCGGGGACATCATCGAAGGGGGCACGATGCGGGAGCAGGTCGACGAGGTGACCTTCCGCTCGACCCGCGTGATCATCGAGCCCAGGGATCTCGACGCCCGTCCCCGGATCTCGATCAAGGACAAACAGAACAAGACACTG
This window harbors:
- a CDS encoding DNA-directed RNA polymerase subunit beta; protein product: MAYLDYSNRVKRIDFSKIGKVIEIPNLIEAQQESYYDFLQIDVPPAQRKDSGLQTVFKGIFPIHDYNGRASLEFISYAIGQPKWSEDECRERGMNYAAPIKVTVQLVIFDVDERTNARTIRDVKEQEVFFGEIPLMTDRATFIINGTERVIVSQLHRSPGVFFEHDKGKSHASGKVLFSARIIPYRGSWLDFEFDHKDMLFVKIDRKRKFPIAILLRAIGMSTQELLRTFYEVEEVTIEGDRYTKNFRPELMTGLKMPVEIRHPGTNEIAFKKGTKVSKKRVERFEGVAFGTVSIPLDDLLQKVVVSDVADPETGEVLLECGGQITEDSLGTIRERKIQTLSVFTLENSDRAIWEGLVNDKIRDRDEALKEIYKKMRPGDPPTKEAAGALFENMFFNPDRYSLSRVGRLKLNHKLGVSDEELDTTVLRYQDILRVIRYLINLKNGFGEADDIDNLGNRRVRTVGELIENQFRMGLVRVERAIREKMSLQDIETLMPHDLINAKPVSAVIKEFFGSSQLSQFMDQTNPLSEVTHKRRVSALGPGGLTRERAGFEVRDVHPTHYGRICPIETPEGPNIGLIASLSTFARVNEFGFIETPYRVVRDGTVTKEIVYLSAMEEERHVIAQANAQLDGTGRFVREVVIARQEGEFAMVRSSEVTLMDVSPNQLVSVAASLIPFLEHDDANRALMGSNMQRQAVPLLRTEPPFIGTGMESVVARDSGAAIIARRGGTVESVDARRIVIRPNEPDKAGKYGADIYKMVKFRRSNQNTCINQKPIVKLGQNVRAGEVIGDGPATSEGELSLGRNVLVAFMPWRGYNFEDSILVSEKIVKEDIFTSIHIEEFECVARETKLGKEEITDDIPNISEESLKDLDESGIVRIGARVKPMDILVGKVTPKGETQLSPEEKLLRAIFGDKAGDVKDSSLRVPPGIEGIVIDAKVFIRKSGDRDERARVFEERETERLLRDQDDEIRIILETAYGKMRNLLVGKTSATRLTSEDRSEVLLSRKKKITEELLEEIPKEMWASISVEEDETVRERLADISQVAQDQVSLLRALFEEKISRLQKGDELPPGVLKMVKVYIAMKRKLSVGDKMAGRHGNKGVISRIVPEEDMPYMEDGTPVDIVLNPLGVPSRMNVGQIMEAHLGWAARGLGENLQHILEREYGPKALREGFLKIYRSERFAEYLDSLTDDEVRSAAARLSQGVFMASPVFSGANEQEIREMLQAAGLPDSGQTLLFDGMTGLPFEQRVTIGAMYMMKLHHLVDDKIHARSTGPYSLVTQQPLGGKAQFGGQRLGEMEVWALEAYGAAFTLQEFLTVKSDDVPGRARMYEAIVKGNFSLEPGLPESFNVLIKELQALGLDVELQSGNEQ
- a CDS encoding DNA-directed RNA polymerase subunit beta', translated to MEDLFPRFEKPKDPIDFTGIRISIASQEQIRKWSHGEVKKPETLNYRTFKPERDGLFCAKIFGPIKDYECNCGKYKRMKHRGIVCEKCGVEVIQSKVRRERMGHIELASPVAHIWFLKSLPSRIATLLDMPMKEIEAVIYFEKFIVLDPGKTDLQPMEVLSESRYREKKEEHGDAFQAGLGAEAVLTLLKRLDLDKLSEQLRRDMVDTASEAKKKKISKRLRIVEALRDSGQRPESMVLGVIPVLPPDLRPLVPLDGGRFATSDLNDLYRRVINRNNRLKRLLDLSAPEIIIRNEKRMLQESVDALFDNGRRGKLITGSNKRPLKSLSDMLKGKGGRFRQNLLGKRVDYSGRSVIVVGPELKLHQCGLPKKMALELFKPFIFNKLEEHGYATTIKAAKKMVEREKREVWDALDEVIRQLPVMLNRAPTLHRLGIQAFEPVLIEGKAIQLHPLVCTAFNADFDGDQMAVHVPLSVEAQMEARVLMMSTNNILSPAHGKPVISPTQDIVLGIYYLTRPREEATGEGRAFASFDEVRIAYDAGAVGLQARIRVRVDGKLTETTVGRVLLNEVVPPEVPFSQVNKVMKKRDLADLIDVAYRNCGQKATVILSDQLKKLGYQYATLSGISICMNDMKIPSNKKTLLDKATAEVEAVVEEHRNGLITNGERYNKVVDIWSAATEQIASEMIREMGTEIIKTKAGKEMKVPSFNPIYMMADSGARGSDKQMRQLAGMRGLMAKPSGEIIETPITSNFREGLTVGQYFISTHGARKGLADTALKTANSGYLTRRLVDVAQDCIVVERDCQTLDGIHVRALIEGGEIIDRLSDRILGRVALEDLFNADGELLVSANEEITEETARQIEMSGIDEAKIRSALTCESKRGVCALCYGRDLARGKMVADGEAIGIIAAQSIGEPGTQLTMRTFHIGGTASRFVEQSYIQAKHPGKVRFQGLTVVKNKEGKQVAMNRNGYLVVLDENNREREKYQITYGAALMVKGGEKVKEGHRLAEWDPYNIPILTEVSGIIKFGDIIEGGTMREQVDEVTFRSTRVIIEPRDLDARPRISIKDKQNKTLKLPGSSSDARYLLPIGSNMLVEEGQEVLAGDIIAKIPRETTKTKDITGGLPRVAELFEARKPKEFAIIAEIDGVVRLGKDFKGKRKIQVVPEIGEPREYTIPRGKHITVHDGERVRAGEPLMDGSPNPHDILRVLGDKELARFLVDEIQEVYRLQGVRINDKHIEVIVRQMLRRVKISEPGATNFLVGQSVEKSIFREENQKILENKEEPAKADPQLLGITKASLSTESWISAASFQETTKILTDAAVHGRVDNLAGLKENVIMGRLIPAGTGGQIYRMVAMEADPPLPSEVKEESEEIPMNGETTEEEEVG